One stretch of Oncorhynchus clarkii lewisi isolate Uvic-CL-2024 chromosome 1, UVic_Ocla_1.0, whole genome shotgun sequence DNA includes these proteins:
- the LOC139409895 gene encoding DENN domain-containing protein 10-like, translating to MAAPETQLMLSVGLIEKDVNADTLWVWCYPSVSAELREVLLSKCCLRQDSRGLHTFVFGQFRRTWYYISTVEVQEPTALKKVTHFSIVVTTKDFNPEKYAAFSRVLCRIYIKHGSPVKMMEGYIAVLTKGVCQSDENGSFLIKDYDVRKAYLAGSVKDVVSQFGMETIILYTALMLKKRIVVHHPQVEALLEFTRALPALTWHRKDWSILHPYVHLTDSELENLRTCTGYIAGFVDPEVRNRSDLFDVYVNLPDSEITISQSAKEAMSMGKLHKDIGLVIVQSAENADRTDGQIIKDISIKTREILANLASLAEECENSKITLETLKQRHFPPATENFLFHLAAAEQLLKI from the exons ATGGCGGCACCAGAAACTCAGCTCATGTTAAGCGTTGGGTTAATTG AGAAAGATGTGAATGCAGACACCTTGTGGGTGTGGTGCTATCCCTCAGTCAGTGCTGAGCTCCGGGAGGTCCTACTCAGTAAGTGCTGTCTCAGACAGGACAGCCGAGGCTTGCACACTTTTGTGTTTGGCCAGTTCCGCCGTACCTGGTACTACATATCCACTGTAGAGGTGCAGGAACCAACCGCTCTAAAGAAG GTCACACATTTTTCAATAGTTGTCACAACAAAGGACTTCAACCCTGAGAAGTATGCAGCATTCAGTCGAGTACTAtgcag GATATACATCAAACATGGAAGCCCCGTGAAAATGATGGAGGGTTACATTGCAGTCCTCACCAAAGGCGTCTGCCAGAGTGACGAGAATGGCTCCTTTCTCATCAAGGACTACGATGTCAGGAAGGCCTACTTAGCAGGCTCAGTGAAAG ATGTGGTGTCCCAGTTTGGGATGGAGACCATCATCCTTTACACAGCCCTTATGCTAAAGAAGAGGATCGTGGTCCATCACCCTCAGGTTGAAGCACTGTTGGAGTTCACAAG AGCTCTTCCGGCTCTGACATGGCACAGGAAAGACTGGTCCATTTTGCACCCTTATGTCCACCTGACTGACAGTGAGCTCGAGAATCTCAGGACGTGCACTG GGTACATCGCAGGATTTGTTGATCCAGAAGTGAGGAACAGATCGGACTTGTTTGACGTATATGTAAACCTCCCAGATAGTGAGATTACTATATCCCAGAGTGCCAAAG AGGCCATGTCTATGGGAAAGCTGCACAAAGACATTGGGCTCGTCATTGTCCAGTCTGCAGAGAATGCTGATAGAACAGACGGGCAGATTATCAAG GACATTTCCATAAAGACGAGGGAGATCCTTGCTAACTTGGCGTCATTAGCCGAGGAATGTGAGAACTCTAAAATCACCCTGGAGACCTTAAAGCAGCGCCACTTCCCGCCTGCTACAGAGAACTTCCTGTTTCACTTGGCAGCTGCTGAGCAGCTCCTCAAGATATGA